One stretch of Thermococcus sp. 21S9 DNA includes these proteins:
- a CDS encoding ASCH domain-containing protein — translation MRWKMGLQEEYLKAIAEGKKRIEGRLYDEKRQAIKPGDEIVFENKLVCVVKDLRVYSSFREMLEKEGLENVLPGVKSIEEGVKVYRRFYSEEKEKKYGVVAIEVEPVAWIGEPLG, via the coding sequence ATGAGGTGGAAGATGGGCCTTCAGGAGGAGTACTTAAAGGCGATAGCCGAGGGGAAGAAGCGGATTGAAGGCAGATTGTACGACGAGAAGAGGCAGGCCATAAAGCCGGGCGACGAGATAGTCTTCGAGAACAAGCTCGTCTGCGTCGTGAAGGACCTGAGAGTCTACTCATCCTTCAGGGAAATGCTGGAGAAAGAAGGATTGGAGAACGTCCTGCCGGGAGTGAAGAGCATTGAAGAGGGCGTCAAGGTCTACAGGCGCTTTTATTCCGAGGAGAAGGAGAAGAAGTACGGTGTGGTTGCGATAGAGGTCGAGCCAGTAGCGTGGATTGGTGAGCCGTTGGGATAG